Genomic window (Paenibacillus sp. PK3_47):
CTGCAACCAGTGCCTTAACGATGAACGGAAGATAAGTAACCTTCACGCCTTTCTTCTCGGCAACAGGCTTCATGCGGGTACGGAAAGCTACCAGCTCAGTAACATCCACTTCGTCCATGATGGTAACGTGAGGTGCTGTGTATGCCGATTTAACCATCGCATTGGAGATCGCTTTACGGATACCTTTGAACGGTACGCGTTCTTCTTCAAGGCTTGCGTTGCCGGAGGCTGCAGGTGCTGCTGCCTTGGCAGCTGCCTTTGGAGCTTCAGCTGCTGCTGGTGCTGCAGCTTGAGGAGCCGCTGCTGCCGCAGGTGCTGCAGATCCGCCTTTGAGGAAGTTCTCAACATCTTCAAGAGTGATCTTGCCGTTCTTGCCGGAACCGTTCACCTTGGAGATATCAACGCCCTTGTCACGGGCAAATTTGCGTACACTTGGCGTAGCCAGAATGTCACGGTTAGGAGCTGGAGCAGCAGCTTGTGCAGCTGCCGGAGCCGCTGCAGCTTCCTGTGCCGCCGGAGCGTCAGCGTGGCCGCCTTCCTGCTGCGGCACTTCACCTTCAGCAGCAATTACAGCTACAACTTCGCCAACACGGCAGACCTGTCCGTCCTTCACACGCACTTCAAGTACGGTTCCGTTAACCGGGCAAGGCACTTCCACTACTGCCTTGTCGTTCTGTACTTCCATTACGATATCATCGTCAGTTACTTTGTCGCCGACTTTGATATGCATTTTGATGATTTCACCTTCGTGCAGGCCTTCACCCAGCTCAGGGAAACGGTATTCAAAGTTCACGGAACCTCCGGCAAGCGGACTGTCAGCAGCAGGGGAAGAAGTAGTGTCCACTGCACCTTTAGATGCATCGGCTTCCTGGGCAGCTTGCTCAGCAGGATGTCCGCCCTCTTGCTCAGGCACATCGCCTTCTGCATCAATAATTGCAACAACTTCGCCTACACGGCATACTTGGCCGTCTTTGGTGAAGACTTCCAGTACTGTGCCGTTAACCGGACACGGCACTTCTACTACCGCCTTGTCATTCTGTACTTCCATTACGATATCGTCATCGGTTACTTTATCGCCGGCTTTGATATGCATTTTGATAATTTCGCCTTCATGCAGACCTTCGCCCAGCTCAGGGAACCGGTACTCAAATTTTGCCACCTTGATAACCTCCCATAAAATGTGATAGCCGCTGCAGCTTCGATTTAACTATTAACGCATCGGCCCAATAGTGCAGAAAACGGGTGCCGTCCTTGTATAAGGACGGCAAAAGATAAAGCTTCTTAGAATTCCAGAACTTGCTTAACAGCTGTAATTACACGTGCTGGTGTTGGAATCCAGGTATCCTCGATTTGTGCAAAAGGATATACAGTATCCGGGCCTGCAACACGGAGTACAGGCGCTTCCAGATGAAGGATTGCTTTTTCGTTGATTTGTGCGATAACTTCAGCCGCCACACCGGAGCTCTTTTGTGCTTCCTGCACAACGATCGCACGGTTGGTTTTCTTCACAGAAGCTACAATAGTATCGATATCAATCGGACTAACTGTACGAAGGTCAATAATTTCAGCCTTAATGCCTTCCTTCTCAAGCTGTTCGGCCGCTTTGGTAGCAGTATGTACCATCAGGCCGTACGTGATGATCGATACGTCAGAGCCTTCGCGGACAACATTTGCTTTGCCCAGCTCAACGGTGTATTCGCCTTCCGGCACTTCAGCGCGGAACGCATGGTACAGGTTCAAGTGTTCCATGAAGAATACAGGGTCATTGTCACGGATCGAGGCGATCAGCAGTCCCTTGGCATCGTAAGGGTTGGAAGGAATAACAACCTTGATACCAGGACTTTGGGCAATCAGGCCTTCCAGGGAATCCGTGTGCAGTTCTGCCGCTTTAACACCGCCGCCGAAAGGCGTACGGAATACGATTGGAGCATTATATTTACCGCCGGAACGGTAGCGCAGGCGTGCAGCCTGGATAACGATCTGGTCGAGTGCTTCAAAGATAAAACCTACGAACTGGATTTCAGCGATCGGACGGAAGCCTTGTACGCCCAGACCGAAAGCCAGACCGCCGATTGCGGATTCGGCAAGCGGTGTATCGAAGATACGCTCTTCGCCAAACTCTTTTTGCAGCCCTTCCGTTACACGGAATACGCCGCCTACATTACCAACGTCTTCTCCGAAGATCATGACGTTAGGGTCACGACTCAGTTCCACGCGCATTGCGTCGCGGATTGCTTCTTTCATATTCATTTGTGCCATTGCCTGAAATCCCCCTTATTCAAAATCGGCTTTTTGCTCTTCCAGATGCTTCGGAGTTACCTCGAACATGCTGTCGATCAAGCCGGACACGGTCATTTTTTCGGTTTGCTCTGCTTTTTTGATCTGCTCGTTAACAGTCGCTTTCGCTTCTTCTCTTACGCGCAGTGTATCTTCTTCGGTCCAAAGGCCCTTCTTCTCCAAATACTTGGCAAGACGGTTGATCGGATCCTTCTCGCTCCATTGTCCTTCTTCGTCCTTGGAACGGTATTTGCTGGCGTCATCAGAGAGGGAATGCGGACGGAAACGGTAAGTTACAGCTTCAATCAGCGTAGCACCTTCACCATTGCGGGCACGTTCAGCAGCTTCGCGAACTGCAGTAATAACCGCAAAAATGTCCATACCGTCAACTTTGATACCCGGAATACCGACTGCTACCGCCTTGTGGGCAATGGATTTGGAAGCTGTTTGTTTAGCGAACGGAGTCGTAATCGCGTAGCCGTTATTTTGTACAAAGAAGATTACCGGCAATTTGAAGCGTCCTGCAAAGTTCAGGCCTTCATAGAAATCGCCTTCGGAAGAACCGCCGTCACCTGTATAAGTGATTGCAACGTTCTTTTGTTTCTTGAGCTGGAAGCCCATCGCGATTCCGGTAGCGTGCAGAATTTGTGCACCGATAATGATCTGAGGCATCAGGACGTTAACGCCGTCCGGAATTTGTCCGCCATGCTGATGGCCGCGGGAATACAGGAATGCTTGATATAATGGAAGCCCGTGCCATACCAGCTGAGGAATGTCACGGTAGCCTGGGCAGATAAAGTCTTCTTTCTCAAGTGCAAATTCACTGCCGATCATTGTTGCTTCCTGGCCGGATACCGGCGCATAGAAACCAAGACGGCCTTGACGACCCAGGTTAACAGCACGGTCATCCCATGTACGGGTAAATACCATACGGTACATAATTTCTTTCAATTGATCATCAGTAAGGTCAGGCAGTTTATCCTTGTTGATAACTTCTCCATCCGGCGAAAGCACCGAAAGGGCCTCTACGTCCTCTGTATACACTTCATAAGGAACTCTGGTCATCATTTTCACCTCAATAAAAAAATTTGAATATCAGTGGTCTCTGTTATAGAATTATTATACACCTGTTTTATCTGTTTCGTCAAAGAAATACGCATAAAATTTATGTTTCCATAAATTTTGTATGTATAACAGGATGTTGAATATCCTATAACAGAGAAGTCATTTCCCGGCAAGTAAATGAGGAATAACACATTAACCTGCCCGTGTCATTTTAACGCAAGCGCATGTTTAATGCAAAATTCGACAAGAAAGGTGACGATTTAGCTATGAGCGAACCTGTTTTTCTGAAACGTACAATTGTTAAGCAAACCTTGTGGAGCGAACACCTGCAGGAAGAGCGGAAGCTGCGCATTTATCTTCCACCCGGTTATAATGAAGTTCTCAGCTATCCTGTTGTATACTGCCAGGACGGGGAGGAATTCTTCAACTTCGGCCGGATTGCCACCCTCGCCGGGCAACTGATTGCAGAAGAAGATGTGGAACCCTTCATTATTGTAGGTGTTGAAGTTAATATTCCTGTACGGACGCAAGAATATGCTCCCTTTGGCAGCAGATTTAATCCGTACATGGCCTGCTTCGCCGAGGAGATTGTTCCCTTCATTGAACATAATTATCCGGTCCGCCGCACGCCTGATGAGCGGATTATCGCCGGTGATTCACTGGGCGGCAGTGTCTCACTGCATATAGCCCTTGCTTACCCGGGATTGTTCAGCCGGGTTCTCAGCCTGTCCGGCGCCTATTACCCCGAATCCCAGGATATTATCGCCAGGGAAGAGGATCTCTCCTGGCTTGATATTAATATGGTCGTAGGTCTTCAAGAGCGTGATTATCAGACAGATACGGGAATTTATGATTTTGTGCAGATGAACCGGGATACAAGGGATTTGCTTGCATCCAGGGGAGCAACTGTATCCTATCGCGAAAAAGACGGCCGCCATCTCTGGGGATTCTGGCAAAAAGAGCTACCTGAATCATTACTCTATTTCTTTAACCAATAAAACAGCCTTGAAAAAAGAAATCGTGAACATCTGGCGAACATATGTAAGATGAGGCGTTGGACACGCTTTCAACCGGGACGGGTACAGCGGTATCCGTCCTTATTTTTAAGGACGGCATCCGGTCTTAGCACTTTCAGCACCCTTTACAGCTTTTCGCTGGCAATCCGGTCAAGCAGCACATCACAGCCTGCACTGATCAGGTCATAGACCTGTTCAAAGTTTCCGGTAAAGTACGGGTCAGGCACCTCCCTGAGCTCTTCCTCCGGCAGCAGATCCATAAAAAACAGCAGCTCCGCCTTATCCCCTCCGGGAAGCTTCCGAACATTCTCGCCATTCGACTTGTCCATGCAGATAATATAATCAAACCGGTCAAAATCATCGCTGTTCACAAGCCGAGCAGTCATATTCTTGTAACTGATCCCGTACTGGTCCAGTATCCGCCGGGTACCTTCGTGCGGCACTTTGCCGATATGCCAGTCTCCGGTACCGGCTGAATCTACCGCAATCCGGTTGTCCAGCTTACGCTGTTCAATCTTGCTGCGCAGTACCGCTTCCGCCATCGGCGACCGGCAAATGTTACCCAGGCATACGAACAATACATTTATGATGGTTCTCACCCCCTGTTCTATAAACGCACTTCCTTTATTTTAGCGTCTGCCGCGGCAATTGTACAACTTTTCAAAACTGCATTATACTTGGTCAGGATAACAAACCATACACCAATAGAAGGAGAGGAATTGTATTGCCAGTGAGTCGTGTTGTTATTGTAGCCGGCGGAGAGCTGTCCGAAGATTGCCTTCGCCTATTAGATGAAGGGGATTTTGTGATCGGCGCGGACCGCGGGGCGTTGTTCCTGGTATCCCACGGCATTACACCCGATATATCTGTAGGGGATTTCGACTCCGTGTCTCCGGAGGATGTAATAAGAATTGAACAGGGAAGCAAGGAAATCATCAGCTGCGATCCGGTTAACAAGGATCTGACCGACAGTGAGATGGCGCTGGAGCTGGCCCTTGAACAACAGCCTGAGTCGATCCTGATTACAGGGGTAACAGGGACGCGGATGGATCAAACTCTTGCCAGTATCCAGATGATGACCCGTGCGCTCCAGCGGCAGGTAAGCTGCTCTATTGTAGATGCCCACAACTATATTACTTTGACAGGTTCCCATGCTTTGGTGCTCGACCGGGGGTATACCTACGTCTCTCTGCTGCCTCTGACTCCAGAAGTGACGGGAATAACCCTCCAGGGATTTTTGTATCCGCTGGAAAATGCTACGCTAAAGCTTGGACAATCACTTGCGGTAAGCAACCGTCTGCTTGGAGAGTCAGGTATCGTAACCATAGAGAGCGGACTGCTCCTGATTATTCAAAGCAACGATTAAAATGATAGAATTACATAGCGTTATGGAGACATGTTTGTAACTTTTGTTTCAAATCCAAAAGTCCGGTAACCCCTTTGACAGCAAGGGATTTCCCGGGCTTTTTTTGCTTTTAAATGCTTGATATATTAATATTTTGTAACTTTTAATCAAATTTTAATAAAACGCTTCCATGCCAGTCCCGGCCTTGGTTTGAGGCCTCCGAGGAAAGATTTAGGGGATGAATTTCCTGATATACTACGTAACAGAGCAAGACGAAAGACAGAAAGATTTAAACCTGGGAGGTAATTACAACATGAAGAAGCAACAATGGTTCAAGCAAGCAATTGTCATCGGGATGTGCACTACTATCGGATTCAGCACCCTGATAGCTAGCGGAGCCGGCACAGCACCCGTTGCTGCCGCATCCGTGTCGTCGTCCTCTACCGGACAGAAGATTATTAATTTGGGGAAAAAATATATGGGCACCCGCTATGTATTCGGGGCATCCACTTCTACTACTAGATATTTTGACTGCTCGTCATTTACTAAATATATCTTTTCAAAATATGGTGTCAATCTTCCCCGCACCTCTGCAGCACAGTCCAAGGTCGGAAAAGCCGTATCCAAATCGAATCTGCGTGTAGGCGATCTGGTCTTCTTCTCCAGCGGCAGCAGAGCTAATGGTAAAAATGTAACGCATGTAGCGGTATATGCAGGCAACGGCAAGATTCTCCACACTTACGGCAAACCTGGTGTGACAGTTTCCAACCTGAATTCGGGCACATGGAAAAAAACTTACCTGAAAGCACGCCGCGTACTGTAGGCATCATTATTTACAATGCGGGGCCGCCTTGCGGCGCCCTCATTACATATCCCGTTCCGCGGACTGTATGAATCAATTTATGACGGTACCCCTTATCTACCTTCAACCGGATGTGCCGGATATAGACGTCAACCACGTTGGTGTCCGCATGAAAGTGATATCCCCACACATGCTTTAGAATTTCCTCACGCGGGCAGGCATGTCCCAGATTCGCTGCGAGATAATAGAGCAGATCGAATTCTTTGGGAGTCAGTGTCAGCGGGATTTCATCCCGGCTGACCAGCCTGCGGGCCGGATCAAGCAGCAGGCCGTCCACCTTCAGCAGGGAATCAAGTCCCCTGCGGCGGCCTGTAAGCATGAGCAGATTTCTTACTCTGCATTTGAACTCCCCCCGGTGTAATGGGCTGCTCATATACTCATTTCCGCCATTTTCAAAGGCTTCTACAATTACCCGTTCCTCCCTGCCTGCGGCTACAACCATCACCGGAAAAAACATCCCCTGCTCCCTCATCTCCGAAATGATGCCCCACCCCGCCCATTCACTGATATTATTCAGCTCCGCAAGCATAAGTAATGGCTCCACTCCGGTCAGCAGTAAGCGAAGATCCCCGGGATCTTCGCTTTTTGCCGTCTGCAGACCCAGCTCATCAAATACGCCGGTAATCAACCGGGCCTGTTCTTCATCCGCACGCTGTGAACTATACCACACGACAGCCTCGTTCATGTACATCCCCCGCATCCAGTCAGCTCTAACTGCAGCGTTTTCCCTCTGCCGCTTCATCATTAGATTTCCCGCAAAACAAAAAGACCATTCCCGGGGAACGGCCTATTTGTCCATGTTATCATTATGAGAATGAACCGGATTATTTCATCAAATCGATTTCCTGAAATCCCGCTACCTCAGTATCCCAGCGCTCGGAGACAAACGCCTGATGGTCCGGATGATTGTTATAGGCGTCATATGCAGCCTGATCTGTAAATTCCATCGAAAACCCATACTCAAAATCACATTTGGCACTAATCTGGCGCAGCACCTCAAAATTGTTCACTGCCGGTATATTGCTCAGAATCCGCACTCCGTCCTGCAGAAATTTCTCAGCCTCCGCTGAGCCCGCAGGATGCTTTAAAGTAAAAATCGCCATATGCCTGATTGTTCCGTTGTTCATTGTAACTCCCCCTTCAGATATTATCCGAAATAACGGTGATAAAAGCTCCGGGCGGCTGCAATCTCATTCGTTCCATGAATCAGGGCCCGTCCATCCGCAAAAACGACCATACGGTACGGCTCTTCCGTGAATGAAACCAGATAGGGGTTGCGCTCCACTTTGCCGGCTCCAAGCCTGGACAGTCTTGCTGCCGTTTCTTCCAGGTTCAGCTGCTGCCGCCCTGCCGGCCGGATCTGCACCGTATCTCTGCCGCAGAGCACATCACTGCGCTCCGTATTGGCTGCTGAAAGATAAGGATATACAGGACGTAAGCCGCAGGATGGGCAATCCTCCTTTTTGGCTGCTTTTACCCCGATCTCCTGATGTTCATTCCGCCATACATCGAAGGACAGCAGCTTGCTGCGCAGATGCTCCCGCCGTCCTCCCAGCAGCTTGATCGCCTCTGCAGTTCCATTGGCGGTCACAAGCTGCACTGCCTGAGGCAAAATCCCGGCTGTATCACAGGTATCTCCGCCCAGAGGGATGGTTCCCAGCAGACAGTTCAGACAAGGCGTCTCACCAGGCAAAATGGTGTATGTAATGCCATAGCTTCCAACACAAGCGCCGTAGATCCAGGGGATACGATGTTTTTGGGCGAGATCATTGATGATCAGCCGGGTATCGAAATTGTCTGTGCCGTCCATGATAAGATCCACGTCTGACAGCAGAATCTCCAGCTCTTCGGCCCTGACATCCATCACATGGGCTTCAATCATGATTTCCGAATTGACCTGCTCAAGCCTTGCTTTGGCAGCCGCAGCCTTCGGGAGACGCCGGACCGCATCCTCTTCTGTATACAGCTGCTGGCGCTGCAGATTGCTCCACTCTACATAATCCCGGTCGGCAAGAATAATCCGTCCCACTCCGCAGCGGGCCAGTGTCTCGGCAATGCCCGTGCCGAGCGCACCGGCTCCTACAATCAGCACACTGGAGCACGACAGCCCCTGCTGCCCCTCCTCCCCAAAAGGCGTAAAACGGACCTGCCGCGAATACCGGCCGTTCCGGTCATTATTCCCCATCTCTCGGCACCTCCTTATACTTTTTGAGCCGACCACTGCTCTACATTCCAGATCTTCGTGACCAGGCCGTCATAGAATTCAGGTTCGTGGGAGACCAGCAGAATCGTGCCTTTGTATTCCTGCAGCGCACGCTTCAGTTCAGCTTTGGCCGTAACATCAAGGTGATTGGTCGGTTCATCGAACAAAATCCAGTTGCTCTCGCGCATCATCAGCTTGCATAGCCGCACCTTTGCCTGCTCGCCGCCGCTCAGCATATTCAGCGGACGGGTGATATGCTCATTTTTGAGACCGCAGCGGGCCAGATGCCCGCGCACCTCATTCTGGGTCAGACCGGAAAATTCATTCCACACATCTTCAATCGGCGTTATATTGGCGGCTTTGACCTCCTGCTGGAAATAAGCCGGATTCAGGTAGTCACCCAGATACGTTTTACCGCTGAGCGGGGGGATGACACCAAGAATTGTTTTGAGCAATGTGGATTTACCGACACCGTTATACCCTACTATGGCTATTTTGTCACCGCGTTCAATTGTCATATTCAGCTTGGGCAGCAGCGGGCGGTCATAACCGATCTCGAAATCGATACCCTCAAAGACCGTTTTACCGCTCGAACGGCTCTCTTTGAACGAAAATGTCGGCTTTGCCGCTTCCTCCGGCCGGTCAATCAGCTCCATGCGTCCCAGCTGCTTCTCACGGCTTTTGGCCCGGCCCGATGTGGATGCACGCGCTTTGTTTTTCTGGATGAATTCTTCTTGTTTTTTGATGTATTCCCGCTGCTTCTCGTAAGCATCGATATGCTGATTTTTATTCATTTCGGCCATATCCAGGAATTTCTCATAATTGGCCGTATAGCGGGTCAGCTTGGCAAATTCCAGATGATACACAACGTCTACGACCTTGTTCATAAACTCTGTATCATGGGAAATCAGCATAAATGCATAAGGATACTGCTTCAGATAATGGGTAAGCCAGTCGATATGCTCTACGTCCAGATAGTTGGTAGGCTCATCCAGCAGCAGAACGTTCGGCTTTTCCAGCAGCAGCTTGGCCAGCAGAACCTTGGTGCGCTGTCCCCCGCTTAAGGAGGAGACGTCACGGTCCAGTCCGATAGCTGATAAGCCGAGCCCGTTGCTCATTTCCTCTACTTTGACATCGATCAGATAAAAATCACCGATATCCAGCTGCTCCTGAATTTCACCCATCTGTTCAAGCAGCTGCTCCAGCTCTTCGGGTGAGGCATCGCCCATTTTACCGGTAATCGCCATCATCTCATTCTCCAGCTCCAGCAGCGGCAGGAATGCGTCCTTCAATACATCCCGGATGGTCTTCCCCGGTGTCAGAATGGTATGCTGGTCAAGATATCCGTAACGTACCCGGGGCGTCCATTCCACTTTACCGCTATCCTTAAGCAGTGTTCCGGTCAAAATATTCATCAGCGTCGACTTGCCTACGCCATTCGCACCCACCAGTCCCACATGCTCGCCGGGCAGCAGCCGGAAATTTACATTCTTGAACAGCTGCCGTTCTCCAAAGTTGTGGGATACATCTTCTACTGTAAGTAAACTCATAATTCTCTATATAACTCCTGTCTATTTGTAACGTAAGGCACATCATGTCAGTACATATAACGCCCATTTTATCATAAAATCAGATCGCAAAACAGGAATATGAGCGAAAATGAACGAAGAATGTAATTCAAACACTGTTTTTATGATTTTTTCTGAAAAAATCCAATTCGTTTTCCAGGAACCGCCGGTCTTGGTATGTCTGCGAGCAGGGCTTTAACTGCAACTGCCAGTTTTCCCTTGCTGAGAAAAGGGTCATGCTGGACCGGCAGGCTGCAAACCCGGCCGTTCATCATACCGAGTCCTTCTTCGAGCAGGGCTGCTGCTGAGTCTCCGGCAAAAGGCAGACAAATCCGCCACTTATCCTGTGGTGTCAGACGGCTGCGCTGCAGCCATTGCAAAGTCTCCTCAAGCCGCCAGTCGGCTCCCGAGGCGATAAGCACCGGAAGTTCACTGTCCGCGAACATTTTCAGCTTCTCCGGATCGCTCCCGTAACCGAGGTCGAGAACGATATAGGCGTAATCCAGGCTTCCGGGCAAATCGGGTATACTCCCGTGAGGAGGTCTCTTCCAAAAATGAATGCCCCTCCATTCCATACGGGTAGCAGTCCCGCCACTGAACCTTCCGCTGTCTGTAACGCCTTGCAGCACATTTCGCATGCGTTCGTACACCACTGCCTCAGGACTGAAATCTATCCAGGCGGTCAACCCTTTACGTGCCAGCGCATGGCTAACAGCCAGCGAGGTATGTGTCGTTCCAAGACCGGGCGCCGTACCGAGCAGTGCAATGACAACTGCTTCGGACCGTCCGGGATAAGCTTCAAGTCTTCCGCGCCATTCCTGTTTCTTAAAAGATGCAGCTGCATCCAGTGCCAGCATTACTTCTGCTGCGCTCTGGTAGCGTTCCTCCGGGTGATGGCGGAGCAGCCTGCGGATGACAGGATTCAGCGCCTCCGGTATTCTTCCGCGCAACAGGTTTTCCATTCCCGGCTGCCAGCTGCTGTACCGTCCTCCAGAAGACATATACAGCAGCAGTGCTCCCAATCCGTAGAGATCAGAGGCCGGCCCGCTTTGTCCTCTGCCGTACTGTTCCGGTGCCGCAAAACCGACCGTCCCCAGCTTCTCTGTATCCTCTGCTGAACCGCTTCTGTAACTTCTCGCAATGCCGAAATCAATCAGCCTCAGCTCATCGGGACCGGTCAGCATCACATTACCCGGCTTCAAATCCCGGTAAATGAGCGGCGGATGAAGACCGTGCAAATACTCCAATACTTCAAGCAGCTGTCTCGCATAGCTTATAATCTTTTCCCCTTCTATAGGCTCAGGGTGGCCAGCCATATATTGCGCCAGGCTGATTCCGTCAATGTAATCGATCACCAAATAACAATATCCCGCTTCATCCGGAGCAAAAAAATCTGCCACACCCGGAAGCAGACGGTGGTTGAGCGACAGCAGCAGCTCTGCCTCCGCTTGCAGATCTCCATAACCTCCTTCAAGCTGCATGCCTTCTTTAACCGCCCAGCGTTTGCCTTTCAGCCGCAGATCTTCCGCCAGATAAACATGGCCCATCCCCCCTGAGCCGATCAACCCTGTAATGATGTATCTTCCGCCAAGAATATGTCCTGCTGCAAGCTTCGATTGGAATTTCATCCATAATTCCTCCTTGTACCAATAAAAATAAAAGAGAGAAAGCTCCGCCGCCCAAGCTAAAACCGCCGGATAACCGGCAGCATGCTGAGCGGGATGCTTTCCCTCTTCGATCTGCTAACATATTATTCAGTTGCTTAATACTTAATCATATAAAGTGTGATCTCGTCCCGGTTGTGAAACAGCTGCTTCGCCCGCTGTATCTGCATCCGTTCACCTTCGAACATGGCGATAATCTCCTTGATCACAGCCATCGGCTTCTTATGCATCAGCTTGACTGTAACCACCGCTGTTCCTCCGGGTGCAAGACTCGGAAGCAGGCCTGTAACGAGCTTCGCCATCAGCTTCGGGCTCCAGCTCATATCGCAGACCAGCAGATCAAATTCATTCTCGCGGAATTTTACTTCACCGGCATTTTTGCGCAGAATTTTCAGCGCGGGATGCTTGCGGAGTGACTCATGCATGAGCGCGGGATCAACTGCGGTGACCTTCAGGCCGCGTTCCAGCAGAAAAGAGGTCCAGCCGCCCGGAGAAGCGCCGATATCCACAGCATTACGGAAGCCTGCAAATGGAATGGCGAATTCCTTCTCGGCCTCCATCAGCTTAAACTTGGCGCGTGAGATTTGGCCGTCCTCTTTCCGGAAACGGATCATCCCGCCGTTCCAGCTTGACAGGTTTTCTTCGGGCCGGGATACACCGGCATACAGCGCATCTCGATCTGCATATACAGAAATAACCCAGGCCGGGTCCTGTACAGTAAACTCTGCTTCAAGACTCCCGAGCCGCTCCTGCAGCCATTCCCGCAGCTCCCCGGGACTGTCCTGCCAGAAGGAGGCTTGCCCTTTGCGGACATGCAGCGATATTTTCGCACCCTCCAGCTCCTGGCGGCGGCTTAAATAGACCGCAAGGCGTTCCAGTGCGGACATGTCGCCCTGATCCTGGAACTGGACTGGCTGAATATGGCGCAGAAATACCGGCAGGTTCTGACTCAGCAGCCGTGTCACCTCTTCCGGCTCTGCCTCAAGCGTCGCCAGGAAGACTTCGCCCGGCAGCAGCAGCGTACTTTTGACGGCACCGAACAGACGCCGGAGCTCTTCCTGGGCATAAGGAGCAAAGCCGTGGTTAGCTGTACAGATATATCTTGAATAGGTTTTTGTCTCAGGAGCAGTGGCCTGCTCCCCGTTATCTTCTCTAAAATCGTTCAAATCAATTGCCTCCAGGTCTGATTTTAATCCAGGGGCGACCGCTGTCCCATTCAATATGGGCTGGAATGTCGAAGGTAGCCATGATCATATCATCAGTTAATACTTCTTCTTTGGGCCCGGCACCGGCCAGTTTGCCGCCTTTGATCAGTGCCACGTGCGTAAACAGCGGCACAATTTCCTCCACATGGTGCGTTACATAGACAACATTGACATTGCGCTGTCTCAGCTTGTCGATCTCCGCCAGCATTTTCTCGCGCTCATACAGGTCAAGGCCGGCACACGGCTCGTCCATAATCAGCAGCTTCGGCTCAGCGATCAGGCAGCGCGCCAGCATTGCTTTTTTGCGTTCGCCCTGTGACAATGTGCCGAAGGGGTGATAGGCAAGCCCGCCGAGATTCATATCTTCAAGCAGCTTGACAGCCTGCTGCTTCACTTCTTCAG
Coding sequences:
- a CDS encoding ATP-binding cassette domain-containing protein, which encodes MISLQHLTLRREQSLILDDVSLEMKPGENWVVLGRNGSGKTTILEMMTGYLFPSSGSVEVLGYKYGQCDLREVRKEIGYIGPSLMEKLSLSDPVWEVVATGAYAYLRFYQAIPEEVKQQAVKLLEDMNLGGLAYHPFGTLSQGERKKAMLARCLIAEPKLLIMDEPCAGLDLYEREKMLAEIDKLRQRNVNVVYVTHHVEEIVPLFTHVALIKGGKLAGAGPKEEVLTDDMIMATFDIPAHIEWDSGRPWIKIRPGGN